In the Cetobacterium ceti genome, TTTTGTATAGTCAATTATAGTAATAATATCTTTTTTCTTGTTTTCGATTTTGTTAAAACCTTCAATGGCATTATTAAAGGCTTCTTTATTTATAATCCCCTTTAAGTTCATATCCTTGTAAAGTTTTTCACTACTGTAATAGTCCTGTCCAAAAGAAAAAGTGGAAATCCCCAATAAAAGCGTCAAAGAAAGTACGGCTGTAGTTATTTTTTTCATAATCATCCCCTTATTTTTGTTAAGAATTATCAATTGTAATTTTACTTGAAAAAAATCATGATGTCAATGTTTTTGTTATATGGTATAATTTTAAAAAAAGAGGAGAGGTTTTATGAATAGTCTTAAATATGTATTTCAAGGATACTTAGAAGCCTTTCAATTAATTGAAAGAGCAAAACTTAAAAAATATTATTTTTTACCTGGTATTATTTCTATTGGAGTATTTATATGTTTTTATTTTATATCAACTTATATATCATTTAGTTTTTATGATTTTATAGGTAAGATTCTTAAATTACAAGAGTATACCAGTTTAGCTAAAATATTAGTTAAAATTTTAGTGGGAATAATTGGATTTTTAATGTATTTTCTACTTTATAAAAGTATAACTTTAATTATATTATCACCATTTTTAAGTTATATTTCTGAAAAAACAGAGTGTTATTATTTAAATAAAGAGTTTACCTTTTCTATGAAGGATAATTTACGTTTTATTTTACGTGGAGCGTTACTAGGTTTTCGTTCTTTAATTGTTGAAATATTAGGTCTTATTATTGCTCTTTTTCTAGGATTTATCCCTATTGTTAATATTGGAACTCCGTTATTTTTATTTCTTTTCCAAAGTTATTTCACTGGGGCTTCCCTTGTGGATTATACCCTTGAAAGAAGAAAATTAGATTATAAGGATTCCTATAGATTTATGGGAAAACACTATGTTTTTACAACTTTAAATGGAATATTTTTTACAATACTTTTATTGATACCTGTGGTAGGTTTCTTTGTTGCTCCACTTATATCTACAGTTGGAGGAACTTTAAGTACTATAAAACTTATGGAAAATACTAAAAAATAAAACTATATATAAAGTATACTGGCCTATGTATATAATAAATTTGATACTTATGTCCTTTTGTGATAGACTTCATTCTAATTAGTTAGTAAATTAATTGGGAGGAGAGATTATGAAAAGGGCATTTTTTTTATTTTTAAGTTTATTTTTTATGGTTTCCTGTGGAACAAAGGAAACTGAAAAGAAAAATACAACATTGGTATACAGTCAAAGTAGTGAACCTGTAACACTTCATCCACATATGGCAACTGATGTTTATTCTAGAAGAATCATTGCAAATATTTTTGACAGATTAATTGAAACAGATGAAAGTTTAAATATTGTTCCAGGTCTTGCCACATCTTGGGAACAAAAAGATGAAAATACTTTAGTCTTTAATTTAAGACAAAATGTGAAATTTCAAAATGGAGAGGAAGTTACATCTGAAGATGTAAAATATTCCCTTGAAAATGGAAAACTTTCTCCAAAGGTAGGAACTTTATATGAAATGATCGATAAGGTAGAAACTCCAGATAAGTATACTGCCATTGTAAAAACTTCAAAGCCATCGGGATCTCTTCTTCACCATTTAACACATATTACAGCTTCTATTTTAAATAAAAATTACTATGAAAACAATAAAGAAAAGAGTAACCATTCTCCCATGGGAACAGGGGCTTACTCTTTAAAAGAATGGACTCCAGGAAAAGAGATGGTTCTAAAAAGCAATAATAGTTATTTTAGAGGGAAGCCTTCCATAGAAACTATAATTGTAAAAGCCATGCCAGAAGAAAATAGTAGAGTTATTGCTTTAGAAACTGGAGAAAATCATATAACAGGAGATATCGACTCCTTAGGAAGAAAAATTTTAAGTGAAAATGAAGAAACTAGAGTTGAAGAAATTAGTTCCTTAGGAGTGGGATATTTAGGATTAAATACCCAAAAGGGACCTTTGAAAAATATAAAAGTAAGACAAGCTGTTGCCATGGGAATAGATAGAGATGTGATTATAGAATCTATTTTAATGGGGGGAGTAGAAAAGGCTAATAGTCTTTTAGGTCCAGGAGTTGTTGGTTATTCAAAAACTACAAAACCTTTTGACTATAATCCTAAAAAAGCAAAGGAACTTTTAAAAGAGGAGGGGTATGAAAATATAACTTTAAATTTAGTTACTAGTAATAATGAAGTGAGAAGACAAATGGCTGAAGTTATCCAGGCTCAGCTAAAGGAAATCGGAATAAATATTGAAATTCAAATTTTAGAATGGGCTACATTTTTAAATGTTACTGGAAATGGAGAAGCCGATTTATTTATGCTGGGATGGTCTAATTCCTCTGGGGATGGAGATTATGGTTTAACTCCTATGCTTCATAGTTCTATGGCTGGTTCTCCTGGAAATAGAAGTTTCTTTAAAAATGAAGATTTTGATAAGATGTTAGATTTAGGAAAATTTGAATTAAATAAAGAAAAAAGAATGAAGTATTATAGTGAAGCACAAGATATA is a window encoding:
- a CDS encoding EI24 domain-containing protein; translation: MNSLKYVFQGYLEAFQLIERAKLKKYYFLPGIISIGVFICFYFISTYISFSFYDFIGKILKLQEYTSLAKILVKILVGIIGFLMYFLLYKSITLIILSPFLSYISEKTECYYLNKEFTFSMKDNLRFILRGALLGFRSLIVEILGLIIALFLGFIPIVNIGTPLFLFLFQSYFTGASLVDYTLERRKLDYKDSYRFMGKHYVFTTLNGIFFTILLLIPVVGFFVAPLISTVGGTLSTIKLMENTKK
- a CDS encoding ABC transporter substrate-binding protein; the protein is MKRAFFLFLSLFFMVSCGTKETEKKNTTLVYSQSSEPVTLHPHMATDVYSRRIIANIFDRLIETDESLNIVPGLATSWEQKDENTLVFNLRQNVKFQNGEEVTSEDVKYSLENGKLSPKVGTLYEMIDKVETPDKYTAIVKTSKPSGSLLHHLTHITASILNKNYYENNKEKSNHSPMGTGAYSLKEWTPGKEMVLKSNNSYFRGKPSIETIIVKAMPEENSRVIALETGENHITGDIDSLGRKILSENEETRVEEISSLGVGYLGLNTQKGPLKNIKVRQAVAMGIDRDVIIESILMGGVEKANSLLGPGVVGYSKTTKPFDYNPKKAKELLKEEGYENITLNLVTSNNEVRRQMAEVIQAQLKEIGINIEIQILEWATFLNVTGNGEADLFMLGWSNSSGDGDYGLTPMLHSSMAGSPGNRSFFKNEDFDKMLDLGKFELNKEKRMKYYSEAQDIMNFQVPILPIYFMPASAGIRKEVKGFIQSPINNPTFYKLSF